The following nucleotide sequence is from Sphaeramia orbicularis chromosome 24, fSphaOr1.1, whole genome shotgun sequence.
AGACAGATCTGTTTGTTTATGATAAACAGGACTttgctgacattatttatttacgaCTTCTGATTAAATAAGACCAATCTTCAAGCCCCCTACTGATAAATCATCAAAGTGCCAAATTTGATCTAGATCTACACTCTGTTTGGCACACATCAGAGTAATCATGTAGGATGACTACAAAAGATTAAAGTTAAAACACATCTTCCAAAGTAAAATTTTATTTCCCTCCATTTTACATAATACCAAAACCTGTCATCAAATAAAGCTTCTGTAACTGCTTTAAAGGCTGCTTATCTCCCACTGACAATGCTAAAATGTCTAAATACATAGATGGTATCTGAAAAATGTTATGTAATGTCCTTTATAGGCATTTGAATCATAATTGTGAAGTGCTGCTGCCATCTAGTGCTTCATATTTAACAGTCTGTTTTTAAAGACTGAGGAATGACACATTATAATTACTGGTGAATCCTAGCTGAGATTTGCATATGTAGGTatggatcattattattattatactatattattatGATTCCACCTGCCGAAAACTGGCCACTGCAAGCACTGGGATTATTAAGTCACAGACACCAGACAATTAGCCACACTACAGGTGTCAGATCAGATTCCACTAATTTTAAGCATGACCAGCGTCTCAGCATGTTACTCATTCTCAGGCGTGAAAGAATCATGTCTTTTCATGTGAACATGTGCTGATTTAGAAATTAGTTTGCCAGTACAAAACCACGATTTACTCTTTAGGGCAGTGCTTTGTAATCACACACACAGCAACAAAGACACATTTCACTGCTTGATATTTGTGCAAAATACAAAGCAACCCATATGAAGAACTATTAACTGCACTTGAATAGGGCTACAATCATCCAAACCAGCAAAAATACAGAGCAATTGCAGAAATTTCAGCTTTGATAAGGTGCAGTATAATCAGATTCTAATAGCTTTCTTTGCTGGGGATTTATCCTACTATAATGTTTATtggcttgtttttatatttagcATCTCCATCAGCAGAGATTCAACTATCAAATCTTTATCAAAAGTCACCCATTAGTCTACTGGTTTTAAAATGTGAATCATTTATCAGTTGCTTAAATGTTAGAGCATAAGTCAGCTGAAATTATACACTCCACATGCTGCAAGTAGTGACTGAAGAGGTTTTTGTTAATCTAGGTTAAAATTAATTTCATTGTTGAAATTTCAATTGACAACACAAGTATGTTCGAAGAAGATgagtttgtttttcattgttcACAGTTAATCGAGTCAAAATGTAGGTGCTTAATATGTAATTTCCACTGATGTATGCTAGTTTACAGCTCCCAGTGATGTGATATGAAAGACTGTCAGAGGCATCTTTAAACTGGATGCCATTTCTGTTTATACTGTGGATGGAGCATTCACCAGATGTCTGTGTAgcttctcatttgcccaggtcatcgctCTTGGTAGTTTTTCAgtattcaactggactggtttaacaCTTCTGAAAacatttcgtctctcatccaagaaacGTTTTCAAGAGGTAAACCAGTCCAGTTaaacctagaagaactaccaagaagcaTTCACCAGCTTTGTGTTTGTCATCTTAAGAAATAACAATCTACATTGAATGTAAAGCAAGAAgagtgcataaataacacacagggactactttggacaaaaaaaaaaaaaacatttattagcAGAACTTAATTATCTCATCTTGGCTGGCTTCCAGAGATCAGATGACCCATCTGAGGACACCACAGCACAAGTTTTCTAGtccagctggaaaaaaaaaaccaaaaagacaTTTGTTAATGAAATAGTACCAAGCCTTCCCACAAACTGATAATCATGCGCATTTCATTGTTATTGTCTTCGACTAGTTGCCCCTGTTAATACAAAGAAACATTTCTCACTACATATCACTTGTGTCAGGGATAAACAAACACTAACTCTGCCCTCAGTTAGCAGTAAACAGATGGAAATGTTGGCTGAATAAAACTGTGCTGAAAACGACACCACTACTTGCCTTGACAAAGCCAATGTCCTTTGCATACTGCCTGAAGCACTGGCGGCACATGTTGAGTCCGTATTTACGGATCAGACCGTGTCTGTTCGAGCATACTCGGCTGGATGAGGAAGACAATACAGTTAGTTTGGGTCCACAAATTACCGGCATTAAGTCACACTATTTGCCACCGTTCATTCATCCATCCGATACAGAAGCCCACACGtacatgttagcattagcttaatCCGCGGTTCCGTTTACATCATCACGGCGAACTTACAGACTATCGTTAAATTTCACACACTTGACACAGGAAAGACAGAAAAGTCCCAATGAGCATAGATGATCATATTAAATTAGTTATTTTAACAAGAACAAGCGGTATTTCTTTCTCCACATCGATGTTAAGTTACGGCTAcagtgctaatgctaacgttAGTTGGAGGATAGGCGCATCCTCATCCGCCATATTAGTTCAGAGGTAGGTCCATGCGGCGCCCACTCCGTATCAAATGATCAAGAGTAGGAAGTCACAAACACATTCAAACTGCCACGGTTGAGTGCACATAACGATATTTCACACATTTTTAGCAGGACTGACCAGGATCGGGATCCCTGTCCGAATTTTCTTGGGTGACTCCAGTAGAGCTGCTGATGGCCCATCTTGTCTCTTTTCGCTCGAGCGTcggaaaggaaggaaagaggtCGCGCATGCGCACATAAACTCGCGCCGGCCGTGTTTCCGGCGGTGGAGTTGTTTTGTAGTGCCGCCTAGTGGCAGAAAACTGCAACATGTAGCAGGACAGCCGCTAGGTGGTGATAGAACAGAGGATTTACATGAAGTTTACACAAACCCATGACCATTTATACTCTTTTCTATCCGACTATGAAAAATTATacctttttattttaatattatcagaCCAATGACAAGTCTATGATTTCCACTACGAAATATGAATTAGAAATGATaataaaagataatgtaaaaagTTAACTTATTACAATATCTTtttaaaaatctttaattaacttAACTGATTAATATTTTAAATTTTCCCAAAATAATTGCAGATTATTTGGTAAACTCTTCAAGGTCAGgcaaaaaaggtaaaatgaaGATTTGGATATTACTGGAAAATCACCCCAGTTTATAATAACTAaagtaggatggatggatggatagaatagaatagaatagaatagaatagaatagaatagaatagaatagaatagatctttattgtcattgtacattgtaCAACGAAATGAAAAAGTGCGATCCTTAATGGTATTCATTCATCCCACgtaaaaacattgtaaaaatagatagatagatagatagatagatagatagatagatagatagatagatagatagatagatagatagatagatagatagatagatagatagatagatagatagatagatagatagatagatagatagatagatagatagatagatagatagatagatagatagatgtactgtAACTACTAACTGTagctatatataatataatacaattcaATGTCTAAGATGTTGTACAGAATTGTATGTTGTATTACATGTAGTATTTATCATTTTATCTATTTTAGGATGTTTTCTAACAACAGGCAAAGGGACGACTGATGAGAATTATCCCTCAGTTAACTCATTGTACATTTCCACTCAATGAAATGTTGGTTCATGTACACTGTCCCttccaaataaataataatgagatgaaaatgaagtTAGTATTAACAATTTAGCCCATATGCTTTACTTTACAGCTCCAAACAGCTGTTATGTAgccatgatgttttttttatttgtttatttttttttaactttcacaGCAGCCTGATTTACTCAAACCTGCTGGGTCTCCAGATCCTCCAGACCCAGTTTTGGCTGGAGGCTGTTTTGCACTTTTTCATACTCATGTATTCCACTGATCATCACTTAAACAACACCTTATGGGCTGTGATGCAACTTCTCTTTGATTTCCAACTGAAGATCTGATATTTTACAGTGAGCTTTTTTccccccaactttattgaaaatatttgagcatacattacaaacatttgaacaaacaagatgtcaaaagggaaaaaaacatttgaacatataagtttaataaaataatgcatagatttaaagatacaaagcataatatacaaataatagtataaaaaagtaaataaataaataaaaataacaactctgaccaatgtaaataaataagtgtaacagagagttcagtcagtattaaagaattgtttataaatagccaagctttttttattataaataaattctaaagatttaatataattttcaaattccaataggaagattttaaaatttgggtgtgttttagtatatttgtttttatgtatatgaaattttccaaataatatgaacaaattaacaataaattttaaattgttaatttcatgtttaaaatatgtaattacattttgggatgttatagttattttattattactattagaaatgatattttttttttcaattttggaccagaaattagaagaatgtttaTTTTACAGTGAGCTTTTACTGTGAGCTATGTGCGgtaatatggaagtaaatctgtgtcatcagattctgaattataaaagccattgaatttctagcagtgatttttttttttttttgcactgaaattaagtatctgaatttattgcatctgattttttttttattctaaatttataaacatagttgaattcagagacaaaaaaatcggatacttaatttcagtgcaaaaaaaaattcagatatttaatttcagtgcaaaaaaaaaaatccaaatacttaacttcagtgcaaaaaaagaatccagatacttaatttcagtgcaaaaaaattcagatacttaatttcagtgcaaaaaaaaaaaaaattcagatacttaatttcagtgcaaaaaaaatccaaatacttaatttcagtgcaaaaaaataaaaattcagatacttaatttcagtgcgaaaaaaaaaaaaaatccagatacttaatttcagtgcaaaaaaaataatcagatactaatttcactgcaaaaaaattcagattcttaatttcagtgcaaaaaaaaatccaaatacttaatttcagtgcaaaaaaaaattaggatacttaatttcagtgcaaaaaaaatcagatacttaatttcagtgcaaaaaaataatcagatactaatttcactgcaaaaaaattcagattcttaatttcagtgcaaaaaaaaaaaatccaaatacttaatttcagtgcaaaaaaaaatcagatacttaatttcagtgcaaaaaaaaaaaatcaattacttaagtttagtgcaaaaaaaaaatccaaatacttaatttcagtgcaaaaaaaaaaattaggatacttaatttcagtgcaaaaaaaaatacagatacttaatttcagtgcaaaaaaaaaattcagatacttaatttcagtgcaaaaaaaaatccaaatacttaatttcagtgcaaaaaaaaaaattaggatacttaatttcggtgcaaaaaaaattcagatactaatttcggtgcaaaaaaattcagatacttaatttcaatgcaaaaaaaaaaaaaaaaaaatccaaatacttaatttcagtgcaaaaaaaaaaaaaagaggatacttgatttcagtgccaaaaaaatcagatacttaatttcagtgcaaaaaaaaaaaaaaaaaaaatccaagtacataatttcagtgcaaaaaaaaagtcagtgctacaaattcaatgccTTTAATAATTCCAAATGTATTGACACAGACTTCCTTCCATACAGTAACAGGATCTTTGTTGGACCACATCAGGGCTGACAGCAGGAGGGACACATGATATTTATGTACAGGGGCTTTTGGTGCGCCCCCCGCTGgaccagtgcattgtgggacagCGGCAGGCAGTGGTTCCGTATTTGGGATTTTTACGGCTAGCTGGTAGTTGCGTTTCCATGCAGCCAGATGGAAGATACGGGGGAGAATGGGACGCCACCGTACTGATATTTCTTCCTGAACGGACAGCTGGACTACTCCTGTTTAAGGTAActaaagtggatattttttcttTGGTTAGCAGTGGACGTGTTGTTGACGTAAGTTGCTAGCAGAGCATTGCTAACTTACTGTTAGCATCAGCAGAATGCTCGCGCTGactaaaaacatacacagacacgcaaactgttgtttttttagcAGAAGGGAGACAATCTGGCATCAAATGGTGATATAACCGCATCTGATCTCGTATTCATCTAATGCTGTCGGTGGTCGGTGTGTCTGACAGCAGCCAAATTAGGAGAGACAAACTAGCGGTGGTGGGCTTCATATGAAATACTGTGTATTTAAATGAGCAGGGAAACTAACTCGAACACAAACCTTTAGAGGAAAAAGCTTCTGTTGACGGATAAAAGAAATGCAGGGCTTTATAACGCGGAAGTACTTTCAGCTTCAGGGCAAACGATTCACTTAACAGTTCAGCTGCAATTGTATGGAAACGAGTCCACATAGAAAGAGCTGTAGGGGAAATGAAGAGTGCAGGAGTATGTAGGTTAGACACTGCAGCTCCGCCATAGAATCAGCCTCAACTCCGATACTGATAACACCAAGATATTACCAAGATTCATAACATCCTGTATGTGTTTATGTTCATCAGCACATACCCAAATACCTAAGTCTGACTGTATTAGTGCCACTGTGACTGAGGAGTCTCCAGGCAGCCAGAAGACAGATGGAGGAAGCCTGAGAGACCACTAatttaataacaaataaaagaTGGAGGCTTGTAATAGCAGATCTGAACCAAAAAGTCTAATCAATACTAATAATGCACTTAGAGCGGAGACGGGAATGAAGAATGTTGGAGAAGTAGTTACCAACAGTGATAATGTAAGTAAAGATTGAACAGTGTGAAAACCAGCAGGGATGAGCAGCACATGTCAAAGCAGTCTAGGTATATTTACACTCAGATATTAGTCGACTGCGGAAGTTATAACTAAAGTTGTAGCAATGTAGTTCTGCAAGGGACAAGGAAAAAATATGGTAAACAAACCTTGAGTTTAGCCCTAAAATTAAGTCAACAAACAGTCAGTATTTAAGTATTTTGTAAGGTACAAATGGAAAATTATTTCGTTCAGTTTCTCTAATTCATGCATATTAAAACTGTTCTGTGATCTTACTGTATACATTTGGATCTTAGATATTTGAGCCACAAAACATTTTGAACACCTCACTTTGAACTCATAAACCTTATAATGGGTATTTTTGCTACTTATTTGACGAAATAGTTAAATGAGATGGTTTTTGTTAGGCAAAGTTATTGTTTAATAAATGATTATTTGTAATGGTTAATACAGTATTAGCCTGTGTTCACTGGTATGATGAATCTAActctttattgatttttatttcacATAGGTGATTCATGCGCACAACTACCCTGCTGCCTCTCACCACCCATCATGCCTTATGGAATATTCATCCACCACCAATGACATTCCCACAGGATCCATGTTTACATCAGCAAGtttatttttgccaaaaaatAGCCTCATAACGGCTTCTTTTTAATCAGGCTTGCTCCCTGTGCAAGTGCACACCAACAGAATCGTAAACCTGGTTTTTTATTTCTCTGCTATCAGTTTCCATACCTCTGCAAGAGGCTGACCGCCTATCATGAGATTCAGAATCTACAAGAGGAAGGTGGTGATACTGACGTTGGTGGTTATCATCTGTGGCCTAGCTTTCTGGAGCAGTGGAAGGCAGAAGAAGAACGAAAGTGGATCGTTCCCTAAGGAAGTGGATACAGTGAGGAGAAGCAGTGgcattagcagcagcagcagcagcatcaacaATCATATCCAGGTGCAAGCCACACCTGCTGTTAGCAGGGCACCTGTTCCACCACCTATTGTTCAAGTGAATGAGTCACATGTAGAAAAGCCTAAGGAGAAAGAAAAAGTACCCAAACCAGAGACAGACAATACTACTTTAGTTTACCGTGGCATCGTATTCCAGCTCAACTTTGATCAGACTATTAGGAATGAGGACAAGTTTAAGAATGCACGACAAAACGACGATCTGGTTGTGGTGGTTCAGGTCCATAATCGACCAGACTATCTTAAGCTATTAGTGGACAGTTTACGGAAGGCCAGAGGTGTTGAGAGCATACTGCTGATATTCAGCCATGACTTCTGGTCCCCTGAGATTAATAAAGTGGTGGCCTCTGTAGATTACTGTCAGGTTCTTCAGATCTTCTTTCCCTTCAGCATCCAGCTGTACCCCCAGGAGTTCCCTGGACACGATCCCAGGGACTGCCCCAGAGACATTCCCAAAAAAGACGCCTTAAAAATGGGATGCATTAATGCAGAGTACCCTGACTCCTTTGGCCACTACCGTGAAGCAAAGTTCTCCCAGACCAAGCATCACTGGTGGTGGAAACTGCACTTTGTATGGGACAGAGTCAGGGTTCTGAAGGACCATAAGGGTCTGGTTCTGCTGATTGAGGAGGACCACTTCATGTCTCCAGACTTTATCCACCTCTTAAAGCTGATGACGGCTCTCAAAAGGGAGCAGTGCACTGACTGCGACATCCTCTCCCTGGGGAGCTACAGCCACATTGGCTACTCCAGCAAAGCAAACAAGGTGGAGGTGAAGGCGTGGAAGTCCACTGAGCACAACATGGGGATGGCTCTGAGTAGGGAGACGTATCAGAAGCTCATCCAGTGCACTGATACGTTCTGCACATACGATGACTACAACTGGGACTGGTCCTTACAACACCTGACCGTTTCCTGCCTCCCCTCCTACTGGAAGGTCATGGTGAGCGAGGCACCTCGGATTTTTCACGCCGGGGATTGTGGCATGCACCACAAGAAGGCCTCCTGCATGCCCGTCAGCCAGAAAACCAAGATAGAGAACATCCTCCAGAGCAGCGGGAACCAGCTGTTCCCGAAGAACCTCCTGATAACAAAGAGACTTCCAGCTAACGGGGCTGGAGGGGTGGCCCCACATGTGAAAAACGGAGGCTGGGGAGATATCAGGGACCATGAACTTTGTAAGAGTTACGTTCGATTACAGTGACCTTAATTGCtactattatatattattgtCTCTTTTGCATCCTCTATAAAGAAAAAAGCCTTTTAAAAGTAAATCTTTATGGACTACTCTTCATATTGCCTGTTTTATTGGACTGTTCCAAATAAAAACGAATGTTGAATTTTTGGCTTctttaacacaaatatgtctttacattgaattacTGAAGTGATTCCTGGCAAGTCAACTTTGTTTTGTAAGTTGTAATTAACAATAATATACTAAACAATATATTGTTGTGTTTTCTCTTACAAGGACTAAAAAAACATCTGTTTACCTTCATCACCAAAGATGTAGAATAGACAAAAGTGTTAACATTAGGAAGAGCAGGGAAGTGCTCATGGGGGCAGTGATAAATTTGGTGAATCTGTGGACTTGGCAATCCCTCCGTgtatgcataattagtttgaAGATATTTATATCGCATAAATTTGCTGAGATCAAAAGACATCCTTTGAGACACCTTGTTCCATTTAAATAATCTCCCACTTAGCCTCATCTTCAACAGGTTTTTGGAGCACACCTACGGTCTCATTACTCCTTTAACTGCAGAAAGGAAGTCCCTTAAGATATGCGACATTAATAAACATGCAAGGCTTAGTTACATGAGAGGGCAAAAAGTGGaaaattttgctctttttttctgtcaaGCTTTGGTTGACAAAAGCCAATGTGCTGCCAGTGCAGTGTATTCATTTCACTGAGCTGAAGTGGCTCACTGTGTAGCTTAACACTTTAGCTAGAATACATCAATTGGGGCTACAGTATCCGTGCGCAGTGATTTTGATTTCACAGATAAATGCACACGTTGCACCTGGAGAGCTCCTAAGACACCAATACAACTTTGTCGCTCTTGTTGTTGCTATTGAAGATGCATTTACATTTTAAGTGCTTACACCACAGCTCGGGATCGATGGTTTCCGCTGAGGCCCGAGCTTGGTGGCTTCTCTGAGGCTGCATTGATCCTCCCTCCCCCTCTGGCAGTGTTTAACAATCAGTTCTGCACACTGTTCAAAATTTGGAATAACTACAAAGTTAATGCTGACTGGCCTCTTCTTCTTCAGCTCATATATCGAAGGCATCCTCCAGGTTCTGTGAAACCCAGCTTCTAACAGAAAAATCCATAACGGTGCATGAAAGGAACATGACATCCTCAACAGTAGACATACATTTGTTCAATGGGACTCAGTTACACTAATGAGGCCATGTAAGTGCTTTCTGGGATAAACAGTCACAGCTTTGGAAATCAACCTCTGCAGGCTAAAGGAAGCTCATTCCGTTTTCAGTGTGAGAACTTTATTTCTTAATGCAGTGCAAAGACATGTGACTCCTGGCTGCTGTGCTCTGGTCATGTGACTGGCAAATTGTGCAGCTGCTCCCATGGTGCAGACCCAATAATTGGAGCTGGACCTCAAGGGAAAGACAGCTTAGAATAGAAGTGAGAACAGAAGGAGGTGGCACCCTGCTCTTTATTCTCTGTGACTAAGTTAACTGAAGCTGCTTTAGACAGAGCTGGACTTTTCATACATCGACACcagaatgaaaatgaaactgcACATTTAATACGTCGACAAGTAGTTATTAATTATACTGTTTACCCAGCAGTAAATCTACAGGCCACACGCTGCAGCTCAAATAAGTCActaagaaatagaataaaaatggaaTAAAGGAAAGGTGAAAAGAGAAATGTCAAACGTAATAAGGAGCTGCGTGGAAAGCAAAGTGCCTTGAGGTGACCACGAGCCTAATCATTCCTCTGAATAAATCATAGCTGATGTAGAGTGatgatttttcttcctcttttaacCATATGTTAATGTGTGCAATAATTAGTGTAATGGGAGAatgcaacaaaaacacatttatctcTGGAAGGTGAACTTTGACCTAGCAGTGTGCGTtagttaataacactggtcaacaacaaatttattgtttaagttttttgagctgatttaggataattttggtgtgctgaatccaaaaatcacattaattttgctcaatcaggtcaactttctgaactatgctacatattggctttttaacatttttacttacatttatgggcattttcacatcatatgatacaaaattctttaatatttcttgcaataaatgagttctgaagattttacttttgccaatttatgattaatagtttttttaatattacaggtgaatgaaatggcttcgactagaagatcttgcaaaaataagcctgacgtattcagcaaaaaaacctgacctgattgagaaaaacagatgtcatttttggatttagcggtgcaaaatggtcctaattcagttgaaaaaacctagacaacttgcaaaaaacacttttttgtaaaccagtgtaatcattg
It contains:
- the mgat2 gene encoding alpha-1,6-mannosyl-glycoprotein 2-beta-N-acetylglucosaminyltransferase, yielding MRFRIYKRKVVILTLVVIICGLAFWSSGRQKKNESGSFPKEVDTVRRSSGISSSSSSINNHIQVQATPAVSRAPVPPPIVQVNESHVEKPKEKEKVPKPETDNTTLVYRGIVFQLNFDQTIRNEDKFKNARQNDDLVVVVQVHNRPDYLKLLVDSLRKARGVESILLIFSHDFWSPEINKVVASVDYCQVLQIFFPFSIQLYPQEFPGHDPRDCPRDIPKKDALKMGCINAEYPDSFGHYREAKFSQTKHHWWWKLHFVWDRVRVLKDHKGLVLLIEEDHFMSPDFIHLLKLMTALKREQCTDCDILSLGSYSHIGYSSKANKVEVKAWKSTEHNMGMALSRETYQKLIQCTDTFCTYDDYNWDWSLQHLTVSCLPSYWKVMVSEAPRIFHAGDCGMHHKKASCMPVSQKTKIENILQSSGNQLFPKNLLITKRLPANGAGGVAPHVKNGGWGDIRDHELCKSYVRLQ